TAAGTTCTTCTGGCTCTTCGATTCGCCGAACCGCAAAGATTTGCTCAGCGGAACGAACCTGACGCCTTCTCCTCCGGCTCTGCAACGTGTACTCATGAATGTTCCGGAACATCAGAAAACTCATGGAGCTGTTTGCCTCGCCCGGATCCTGAACCACGTATTGCCATCCTCCGAGTCGCGCGCCTCTGGGGCCGCGGAGGCCTACTTTGTCCATCGGCTCAAAAGCGACTAGCGGCCGATAAAAGAAACGTCTGACCCGGCGCCAGTAAATGCCGCCAGCTTCTACAATAACCTCCCCCATTGCCCTCTCATACGCCGCATACTCCTCCTGGGTCATTGGCACCAATTGCACGGAATCAATGTGTAACCCACTCATAGATGCAACGTTACCACAAACAAAGGCACTTTTAATGTGCCGCCGATTTCCATAGCTCCATGATGCAGTTCGCTCGCGGTACCGTTAGTTGTCGCGGTGAAGGGGCCATCCGCCACATCGAATCGCGGGCGAGACCGCGTCCGCGCGGTCCGCAAGAATAACGGGCACAGTGGACTGTGCCCATCCCACGATGCTCCCCGGAAGAGACGGCGTCCTCGCCGTCCGTAAGAACACAGGCATAGGGGACTGCTCCCCTCCCGATGGCGTGCGCCGCCCAGTGAACAGGCACGGAGGACCGTGCCCTTCTCTGTGGTTTCTAACGACTAGAATGAGCGGCGTCACTTGTCCTCTGGGTCTCTACGCGTATCCTGCGCCTTACTTGCGTGCTCTAGTCCCTGTGCGAGTCGACAGAGAAGGACACCGGCGCGCCTGCGGCCGCCGTCTGTGTTGATGGCGGGTTCCCCTCGTTTACCGGCTGCCCGAGGAGCCGGCGCCAGAGATCCGGACGGAAGGTCCTCAACAGCCAACCGGTGACGGGGTGCACGTGCAGCCGCGCCGGCAAGGTTACCACCTCACAGCCTCGCTGGAGGTAGAACTCATCCACCGACTTCTCCCCTCCGCCCTTTCGCAGCCCTGCATAGATTTGCGCCACACCGTCCAAACGAGCACCGAGGACACGGACACCGTGCAACATCAGGCTGGCAACGTGACGTCGAAGGGCCTCGCCGGTTGCGAAAAACGTCGCATAAATCAGGGTGCGCCCCACCCGTTGCAGAACGCTCACCGCCCGCAGGCAGTCCTCACGCCACGCCCCCAGCACCAACACCCCGGGGTGCTGGAACACCTGCCGTGCCCATTGGGCAAAACAGGCCGGATCCAAACGGTCGGATCTGTACTTGTACCCCGTGCGACGTTGAAAATCGACATACACCGGGTACGCTGCGGAAAGCTCCTCAGGACCGTTCAAGGGTCGAACGGTGAAAACGCGTTCGGCTGTGCGAACTTCCCAGCGGCGTTTCTTCTCCAGACAATGGAGATCGTATCCTGCAACGCTTTTGAAAACCAAAAAGCTGATGGACCCGTTTGCCCATTCCGGATCGCACACGGCGTACTGCCACCCACCCCAGCTAGCGCCGCAGGGTGGACGCACAACCAAATGATTCAGCGGCTCGAAAACGAGCAAGGGACGGTAGAAGCCGGGTCGCACCCGCCGCCAGTAGATCCCGTCCGATTCAACCACAGTGGCCCCCATGGAGCGTTCGTAAGCCGCGTATTCGCCGTGGGTCATCGGTTGGAGGAAGACTCCATTCAGTGCCAAGGGCATAACAACGGTCCAGCAACCCTGTCGCGCTCCGGGCGAGACACGCGGTCAATGCAGGAAGGACCAACTAAAGGTGTGGGGCACAGAGGACTGTGCCCCTCCCACGATGTTCCCCGGGAGGTACGGCGTCTTGGCGGGCCGCAAGGCCGCGCCCTCCCGTCATTTGCTCGTCAACGTGACACGGCGGAGGGTCCAGAGCCCGCCCAGGGCGAGGATCAACAACGCCGCCGCACTGCCACTGTCCGGCACACGTGCGATCCTCAGTTCCCCCCCGGGCCATTCCCATCCCACCCACAATCGCAAATCCGCGTTCTTCGCGTCCCAGGCCTCCACCCAACCGCTGAGCACCATCTCGTACTCGTGCCCCGGGTTCACATTAAACCGGTAGGACTCCGACCAGGCGGAGACGGGTGCATCCATCAACTGCCACTGCAAAAGCACCTCGTCCAAGGTCAGATCCCGCAGGACAAGGCTCACGTTCTGTTCCCGGGCATTGTAATTCCACCATGCCTCGGCCTGCAGGGTGAAGGCCATCTCCGGCGCGTTGAACAGGAACCGCGTCCGGGACTCGGCCGCCACGGAAGCGCCGGTGCCGGGCAGGCTCCCCACACCGCCATCCGGGAGCGGCAACGTCCACGGCGCTGCATCCGCGGCAAGCCAGAGCGAGAAGGGGCCCACAGCCCCCCTCGACCACGACCAACCCTGTGAACCGAAGCTTTGGTTCCAAAACAGCAGATCCGTGCTGGTGGAAGCCCGGTTGAAGAGGCCGGTTTCCTTCCAGGCGTTGCCGTCGGAGTCCGATCCCGCCTCCAACCATTGACCGGACACACGCGACCGTTGGTCCGTGATGTTCACAATCGCCGCCGGTCCGGTCCCTGGCCACAAGCAAACGACAATCAAGATAGCCCATGACCGTAAACCGGGCCGTTTCAAACCGAATTGCCGTCCGTCTTTCATCCGATCCCTCCACTGGTCAAGCTGCCATTCGCATCCTGCATCGCAGGTTTCCCAATCTGTCCCAAATCCGGGCACAAACACCCTGCCCGGTACACCTCAGCATTTATCATGCCGGCTCCGCAAGGCCGGCGTTCGAAGGTACTGAGTCCCCGGGACGTGGGGCAATTCCCTGTCGGCCTGATCCTCCAGAACGCAGCCATTCAACCCCGACCGGCTCGTCCTGCAATGGCGGCCGGGGCCGATCGGGTCGATTCGGCCTCCGAGCCTCCTTCAAGGCCGTGGCCGGCCGCGACCCTGAGCAAATCACGAAAAATGCGGTCCAATTCTTGACGCGCGTGCGCCGCGGCTGTCTGCAACGGTGCACGAACCTCGTTCCGCCGCCGGTACAAGCGGAGCACGCGATCCACCGCCTCCCGATCGTTTGCTGTCCGTCCATCCACCACCCAGTCGCGCACGCCCACCGATTCGAACACTCCTTCAAATTTCCGACTGTAGGCCACGCCCACCGTGGGAACGCCCTGGGACAAGGCCGCAATGCAGGCGTGCATTCGCGAACCGATGAAGAAATCGCACAACCCGATCACGCCCTTGAGCTCCTGACAATCGTACCGGCCGGTCACCAGCCGAATCCGCCCGCGGAGGGGCTCCGGCAGTGCATCGCGCACGAGTCGGCAGGCCTCGGGATCGCTTTCCACGCTTTCTGCAGGCGCATATGTATGCGGCACCAGCCATAGTTCACCCGGGTGTTCCCGCAACAGGGCCTCCACAAGGCGCGGCAGGAAAGCCCGGTAATCGAGCCTCAGCCCGAACATGTTGGCGCGGGTATAGCCGCCGTTGTACATGAGGCCATTCACGTTCAATCCTATGGGCGGGCTGGAGCCCAAGATACCCCCCACGTTGCCGGGCAGTGGCGGGTCCAGCTCGATCCGGTCCGGTCTGCGCGCCTCCAGGGCAAAGGCCACGTCGGGGCTGAGCAACACCCGGCGCGTGTTGCCCACAAGGTTCTGTGCCACCCGTTGGCTTTCCCGATCCCGCGCCACAATGACCGGCGCCCGACGCAACAACCACCGGGCCAGAACACGCACCCAGCAACGCCCATAAGGCCCGTAAGTTTGGGGGAACTGTACCAGCCCGCCCTTGATGCAGATCACCGTCCAGGCCGCCGCAAACCCGAGCAAAAAGCGGCGCCACCCGTAGATGTCACTGAAACTGTCCCCGCCCCGGATGTCTCCGGCGAAATCCACCTCCTCCAGGGCCGCGATCCATGGCGTGTGACGACTCAGCCAGCGCCTCAGCGGCGGCCATGGCACGGCGCGATACAACAGGGAAGCGCAAAGGATCCAGGCAAGGTGCTCCTGCAGCCGTGCCCGGGGCGAGAGCCGGTAATTCACCACGCGCACGTTCCGGAGTTCATCACCGACGCGGAAGGTCACGTCGCAGGGTTGATGATGTCCCACGAACATCACCACATCCGTTGCACCCGCCCGAAAGCAAAGGGAAACCAGCGAGGCCCCCAGCGCCATCACGCCCCGGTTGCCCGAACTCACCGGCGTGCCCAGGATGCCAACCCTCACGACGACTCACCTCCCGGGGGATACCACCAACGGTCAAACACGGTCTGCAGCATCTCCCGATGCGTTTCGCACAGGATCATGTTTCTGACCCCGCGCATGCGTCTCTCGCCCGGCCACAACCGCTCCACCCATCCCCTGCGGTTCAACCATCGCAGGATCCGGCCATGGCCGAGCACCGTGCTGATCGCGTCATGCCGGTTTTCCTGGCAAAACCTGAGCCACTCGTCCTCCACCAAGGCCGGATCAGCGACTCGCCGATTCCGTGCTTCCATCCGTTCATACCACGCAGAGGCGTCGGCCGTGTCCAGCAGCCGGGCACCCGGAGGTGGTTTGGATTGACGGAAGGGAATGCAATCCATGACCGCCGCTTTTCCACGCTCCAGTTGCAACCGCACCAGGAAGCCCTCGTGAAAACCCGGTTTGTCCCGGTAAATCGGCTCGTCCATCACCAGCGCGCCCTGGCCGTAGACAATGTAGCCGTGACGGTACTGTTCCCATCCCCCGAGCTGATGCGGGTGCTGGACCACAACGGCGGTCGCCCCCAAATCAACCAGGAAGCGGCATACCCGCTGAACTTGCGGAGTAACGGGCTGAAATTCCGCAGCTCCGTGATAGAGCACAATCCAGTGGTCCCACTCGTGCGCCTCGGTCCTGACCCGCCGAACCAGGTCAATCACATCCAGGGGGTTGGCGCCGGGAGCGGCGGGGCCGGCGATGGAGAACTCCCGTTCCGCCACCGACACGAAACCCACCTTCAGACCCCCCAGGTCGGCTACGTGTGGACGGGCCGCCTCGTGAAGATTCAAGCCGGCGCCCACCGTGGCAATGCCGGCCCTCCGGCAAACCTCCATGGTGCACCGTAGACCCGCTTCCCCGTGATCCATGATATGATTGTTGGCCAGGTTGATGAGCCCGATCCCGGCGGCACGCAAGGCCTCAACGCAATGTACCGGCGCGCCAAATATGGGTCCTGTTTTCCGGATGGGGGACTCGTGTTCGATGAGCGGGCACTCCAGGTTGGCCACCACCAGGTCTGCCTCCCGAAACAGCGGCAAAAGATCATGGAACAAAGCCTCCGCATCACCGCGTTCGAAGTACGGGAGATTCTCACCAATGGGACACAGGTCAGCTCCGATGAGCACCGACGCCATGGCATCAGCTTTCCGTCTCCCGATCATGCCCGGCAGGTTGCGCTGCCTGTTCACCGGGCCGACCGCTCATCGTCTCGAAAAGATCCCGTGGAGAACGTTCCCACCAACGGGAAGCTACGCAGGCTGCGATCTCGGCCTTGGAGATCCGCCACCCGACCACCCGCGCAGGAAACCCGCTCACGACAGCGTAATCCGGTACGTCCATGCATACGACCGAGCCGGGCTGCACCACCGCACCCACTCCGATACGCCGGGTCGGCGGAACCACAATCACGTTATGCCCCAGCCACGCGCCGTGTCCGATCTCCAACTCGCCAAAGGTCAGGGCGGCACCGGACACTTTTCCCATTTCCGGATTGTAGAAAAACCCATGGGTCGACAACAAATCGGAGGGATGGTTTCGCGTAAATGTGCGGACGGTGTCTGCGATCCAGCAATACCGCCCGACAAGCGTGCCCCGATGAAATACGCCGGGCTTCTCTCGCCACGGCCAATGGCTATATGCGCCGATATGCAGACCATGATAACGCCATAGAATCTCCCGGATGGTCAGCGAAAAGGCAGGACCGCCCTCCCATTGGACAATGCACCTTCGGAGTGGCCGGCGCAGCGTCTCGCTCCCACACCTCTTGTAGAGTGGCAGCAACCAACGGGCGCGCCCGAGCATCCCATCCAACGACCCCTGTTCCGCAGCGTGATGCATTCAGTCCTCCACCCGGCGTCACCTCAGCGGCCCTCGTTGACCTCAATCGGCCGGTTCAACTGAATCCCGAGATCAATCAATTCGTCGATGGATTTCAACCACCATTGTTCGGAAAGTAACTTTTCCACCGTCGCCGGCCGGAACCGGTACCGTACAACCCGGGCCGGGTTTCCCGTGACCACAGCGTAGGGCGGCACATCCTCGCGCACAACCGACCCCGCACCTACAATCGCGCCATGTCCCACCCTTGAGACGGAGGGCAACAGAACCGCATTGTGGCCGATGTAAACGTCGTGGCCCACGACCGTTCCCTCCTTCCTCAGATTCAGCGGTGCCGACCTGGGCGCGCCCGGGACCCATGCCGGTCCCCACCGCACCAATCCCGCGGGCCCGTCCTCTTCCAACACCCGCGCCGTGTAATAGATCGAGCAATAACGCCCGATCACCGTCCCGGGTGCAAAGTTGTCGGGACCCGCCTCACACGGGCCGATGGTGTACATGCCCACCGTGACGCCGTGGTAGCGCTTCAGGATCTCCCGGACGCTGACAGAATACACCGGTCCTCCCTCCAAACGCATCACCAGCCGACGCAACGATGCCTGGAAACCGCGGCTCACACGGCCATACACCCGTACAGCAACGCAGCGCCCCAACCATGAGCTGAAACCCTCCGACTTTTGCGACGTCGC
This DNA window, taken from Limisphaera ngatamarikiensis, encodes the following:
- a CDS encoding polysaccharide pyruvyl transferase family protein, translated to MRVGILGTPVSSGNRGVMALGASLVSLCFRAGATDVVMFVGHHQPCDVTFRVGDELRNVRVVNYRLSPRARLQEHLAWILCASLLYRAVPWPPLRRWLSRHTPWIAALEEVDFAGDIRGGDSFSDIYGWRRFLLGFAAAWTVICIKGGLVQFPQTYGPYGRCWVRVLARWLLRRAPVIVARDRESQRVAQNLVGNTRRVLLSPDVAFALEARRPDRIELDPPLPGNVGGILGSSPPIGLNVNGLMYNGGYTRANMFGLRLDYRAFLPRLVEALLREHPGELWLVPHTYAPAESVESDPEACRLVRDALPEPLRGRIRLVTGRYDCQELKGVIGLCDFFIGSRMHACIAALSQGVPTVGVAYSRKFEGVFESVGVRDWVVDGRTANDREAVDRVLRLYRRRNEVRAPLQTAAAHARQELDRIFRDLLRVAAGHGLEGGSEAESTRSAPAAIAGRAGRG
- a CDS encoding VPDSG-CTERM sorting domain-containing protein yields the protein MNITDQRSRVSGQWLEAGSDSDGNAWKETGLFNRASTSTDLLFWNQSFGSQGWSWSRGAVGPFSLWLAADAAPWTLPLPDGGVGSLPGTGASVAAESRTRFLFNAPEMAFTLQAEAWWNYNAREQNVSLVLRDLTLDEVLLQWQLMDAPVSAWSESYRFNVNPGHEYEMVLSGWVEAWDAKNADLRLWVGWEWPGGELRIARVPDSGSAAALLILALGGLWTLRRVTLTSK
- a CDS encoding CapA family protein, yielding MASVLIGADLCPIGENLPYFERGDAEALFHDLLPLFREADLVVANLECPLIEHESPIRKTGPIFGAPVHCVEALRAAGIGLINLANNHIMDHGEAGLRCTMEVCRRAGIATVGAGLNLHEAARPHVADLGGLKVGFVSVAEREFSIAGPAAPGANPLDVIDLVRRVRTEAHEWDHWIVLYHGAAEFQPVTPQVQRVCRFLVDLGATAVVVQHPHQLGGWEQYRHGYIVYGQGALVMDEPIYRDKPGFHEGFLVRLQLERGKAAVMDCIPFRQSKPPPGARLLDTADASAWYERMEARNRRVADPALVEDEWLRFCQENRHDAISTVLGHGRILRWLNRRGWVERLWPGERRMRGVRNMILCETHREMLQTVFDRWWYPPGGESS
- a CDS encoding antibiotic acetyltransferase, translated to MHHAAEQGSLDGMLGRARWLLPLYKRCGSETLRRPLRRCIVQWEGGPAFSLTIREILWRYHGLHIGAYSHWPWREKPGVFHRGTLVGRYCWIADTVRTFTRNHPSDLLSTHGFFYNPEMGKVSGAALTFGELEIGHGAWLGHNVIVVPPTRRIGVGAVVQPGSVVCMDVPDYAVVSGFPARVVGWRISKAEIAACVASRWWERSPRDLFETMSGRPGEQAAQPAGHDRETES
- a CDS encoding CatB-related O-acetyltransferase — its product is MPATSQKSEGFSSWLGRCVAVRVYGRVSRGFQASLRRLVMRLEGGPVYSVSVREILKRYHGVTVGMYTIGPCEAGPDNFAPGTVIGRYCSIYYTARVLEEDGPAGLVRWGPAWVPGAPRSAPLNLRKEGTVVGHDVYIGHNAVLLPSVSRVGHGAIVGAGSVVREDVPPYAVVTGNPARVVRYRFRPATVEKLLSEQWWLKSIDELIDLGIQLNRPIEVNEGR